A single window of bacterium DNA harbors:
- a CDS encoding nitrite/sulfite reductase encodes MKRSHDLWKAKLEGKMPAELAREIDIFETQIHLRKQNKIEEKLFAETRLRRGAYGQRYDNGQRHDGVKVQQLEFPHQGLTKGPMTEWDAPGMQRIKIPLGGMNAEQLELMADVAEEYSDGIAHVTTRQDFQLHFVHIEDTPALMRRLAAVGITTREACGNSVRNVTACPYTGVCPDESFDTSPYGRAIMKFLLGHPDCQDFGRKFKIAFSGCRQHACGLTNIHDLGAIAVTREENGKVQLGFELYVGGGLGAVPFSAKLFDEFLPPEELLPIAQAIARVFARLGEKKNRNRARIKFLIKDLGIEKFKELVLEERKILPHDPRWTGLIEEELKHEESALKAGDDKIPEGDGSPEYQRWLKSNIRPQKQAGYVTVTVCLPLGDITPHQLRALADLSRKYTHETVRTTVEQNIVLRWISKRDLFDLFQGLKAVGLARSGAGQIFDVVSCPGTDTCKLGISASRGLAAELGKRLGEQAFRMDQAVQDLHIKVSGCFNSCGQHHVADMGFYGVSRKAGNHAVPHFQVLLGGQWENNGGSYGLPIVAIPSKNIPDVVERLSSRFAKERQNAETFQDFYKRIGKVETKAMLEDLIKIPEYASSPQYYSDWGDPREFTIGDIGTGECAGEVVSLAEFELANAEREYFESQVSFEKGDVQRAGQQAFQSMVTAARALVKTEFIDVPAEADRVIQEFKTRFYDTQKFWDPFAGGKFGQMLFAAHEKSREPYQSEGVHHLLEEAQLFIDAAHSCYNKMGSKI; translated from the coding sequence ATGAAACGCAGTCACGATTTATGGAAAGCGAAGCTGGAAGGCAAAATGCCCGCCGAGCTGGCCCGGGAAATCGACATTTTCGAGACCCAAATCCACCTTCGCAAGCAGAACAAGATCGAGGAAAAGCTCTTCGCCGAAACCCGCCTCCGCCGCGGCGCCTACGGCCAACGCTACGACAACGGCCAGCGCCATGACGGCGTCAAGGTCCAACAGCTCGAATTCCCCCACCAGGGCCTGACCAAGGGCCCGATGACCGAATGGGACGCCCCCGGCATGCAGCGGATCAAGATCCCGCTTGGCGGCATGAACGCCGAGCAGCTCGAACTGATGGCCGACGTCGCCGAGGAGTATTCCGACGGGATCGCCCACGTCACCACCCGGCAGGACTTTCAGCTCCACTTTGTTCACATCGAGGACACGCCGGCGCTGATGCGCCGCTTGGCCGCCGTCGGCATCACCACTCGCGAGGCCTGCGGCAATTCGGTCCGCAACGTCACGGCCTGCCCTTATACCGGCGTCTGCCCCGACGAATCCTTCGACACCAGCCCCTACGGCCGGGCCATCATGAAATTCCTGCTCGGCCACCCCGACTGCCAGGATTTCGGCCGCAAGTTCAAGATCGCGTTCAGCGGCTGCCGGCAGCACGCCTGCGGCCTGACCAATATCCACGACTTGGGCGCCATAGCCGTGACCCGCGAGGAGAACGGCAAGGTTCAGCTCGGCTTCGAGCTCTACGTCGGCGGCGGCTTGGGCGCGGTCCCCTTCAGCGCCAAGCTCTTCGACGAGTTCCTCCCGCCCGAGGAATTGCTCCCGATCGCCCAGGCCATCGCCCGGGTCTTCGCCCGTTTGGGCGAAAAGAAGAACCGCAACCGGGCCCGGATCAAGTTCCTCATCAAGGATTTGGGCATCGAGAAGTTCAAGGAGCTGGTGCTCGAGGAGCGCAAGATCCTGCCCCACGACCCCCGCTGGACCGGCCTGATCGAGGAAGAATTGAAGCACGAGGAATCGGCGCTCAAGGCCGGCGACGACAAGATCCCCGAGGGCGACGGCTCGCCGGAATACCAGCGCTGGCTGAAAAGCAATATCCGCCCCCAGAAGCAGGCCGGCTACGTGACCGTGACCGTCTGTTTGCCGCTGGGCGACATCACGCCCCATCAGCTGCGGGCCCTGGCCGACCTCTCGCGGAAATACACCCACGAGACCGTTCGCACCACCGTCGAGCAGAACATCGTCCTGCGCTGGATCAGCAAGCGCGACCTCTTCGATTTATTCCAGGGCTTGAAGGCCGTGGGCCTGGCCCGCTCCGGCGCCGGCCAGATCTTCGACGTCGTCTCCTGCCCCGGCACCGACACCTGCAAGCTCGGCATCTCGGCTTCGCGCGGCCTCGCCGCCGAGCTCGGCAAGCGCCTCGGCGAGCAGGCTTTCCGGATGGACCAAGCGGTCCAAGATCTCCACATCAAGGTCAGCGGCTGCTTTAACAGCTGCGGCCAGCATCACGTCGCCGACATGGGCTTCTACGGCGTCAGCCGGAAGGCCGGCAACCACGCGGTGCCCCACTTCCAAGTCCTGCTCGGCGGGCAATGGGAGAACAACGGCGGCTCCTACGGCCTGCCGATCGTCGCCATTCCCTCGAAGAACATTCCCGACGTGGTCGAGCGGCTCAGCTCGCGCTTCGCCAAGGAGCGGCAAAACGCCGAAACCTTCCAAGATTTCTACAAGCGGATCGGCAAGGTCGAGACCAAGGCCATGCTCGAGGACCTGATCAAGATCCCGGAATACGCGAGCAGCCCCCAGTATTACAGCGATTGGGGCGATCCCCGCGAGTTCACCATCGGCGACATCGGCACCGGCGAATGTGCCGGCGAGGTCGTTTCCTTGGCCGAATTCGAGTTGGCCAACGCCGAGCGCGAGTATTTCGAATCCCAGGTTTCTTTCGAGAAGGGCGATGTCCAAAGGGCCGGCCAGCAGGCTTTCCAGTCGATGGTCACCGCGGCCCGGGCCCTGGTGAAAACCGAATTTATCGACGTCCCGGCCGAAGCCGACCGGGTGATCCAAGAATTCAAGACCCGCTTCTACGACACCCAAAAGTTCTGGGATCCCTTCGCCGGCGGCAAGTTCGGCCAGATGCTCTTCGCCGCCCACGAAAAATCGCGGGAGCCCTACCAATCCGAGGGGGTCCATCATCTCTTGGAGGAGGCCCAGCTCTTCATCGACGCGGCTCACAGCTGCTACAACAAGATGGGGTCTAAGATTTAG